A single genomic interval of Mucilaginibacter robiniae harbors:
- a CDS encoding ArsR/SmtB family transcription factor gives MDQVEIFKALSNKTRLQILLWLKDPQLNFPEQAEKGFDAGVCVGQIQAKAGLTQSTVSEYLATLQRAGLVKATRVGQWTYYQRNEENFALLSQLIQSKI, from the coding sequence ATGGATCAGGTAGAAATTTTCAAAGCGCTATCGAACAAAACCCGATTGCAAATATTACTGTGGCTTAAAGATCCGCAGCTTAACTTTCCTGAACAAGCCGAGAAAGGCTTTGATGCTGGTGTTTGTGTAGGTCAGATACAAGCTAAAGCTGGTTTAACGCAATCTACTGTATCTGAATACTTGGCTACCCTACAGCGTGCAGGATTGGTTAAAGCTACTCGTGTAGGACAATGGACCTATTATCAACGCAACGAAGAAAACTTTGCTTTGCTGAGCCAATTGATTCAATCTAAAATTTAG